In the Bradyrhizobium guangzhouense genome, one interval contains:
- a CDS encoding ABC transporter substrate-binding protein: MARIQPSISRRSLIKSGVVLAGSQLISAPFIVRSLADEPVKIGMVNPLTGVLSALAQSEVDGAKYAEAEINKKGGILGRQVQLLVEDSANDVGTGVQKTRKLIDRDNVAVILGDVNSGIAYAMSQVTNEKKIFHIVPGGHTDPITGSNCKWNVFRICNTTTMDANAVTPELVKKFGKKWFFITPDYAYGHTLQDAFIKALKKAGGTYEGDMLPINNTDFSATLIKAKAFKPNVLLNNMGGLTQINCMKQFTQFGMQKEMALGGALFELESIKGCPPDAQAGWWAMEWWWNQPNVPEVVKFVSDFRAATKRTPSARDWFGYVAMHTVRLASEKAKSLDGPKMAKALEDLELPPDVALQPGKVRYRAGDHELMPNIFVGEVHPAKSSPDDVFNAETLVSGEQAAGSVEDTGCKMVEPA, translated from the coding sequence ATGGCACGAATTCAACCTTCGATCAGTCGTCGTTCGCTCATCAAGTCTGGCGTTGTCCTTGCCGGAAGCCAGTTGATCAGCGCCCCCTTTATCGTGAGATCTCTCGCCGACGAGCCGGTGAAGATCGGTATGGTCAATCCCTTGACGGGTGTTCTCTCCGCGCTGGCTCAGAGCGAGGTCGACGGGGCCAAATACGCTGAGGCCGAGATCAACAAGAAGGGCGGCATCCTGGGTCGCCAGGTTCAGCTTCTTGTCGAGGATTCCGCGAACGATGTCGGGACCGGTGTGCAGAAGACCCGCAAGCTGATTGACCGTGACAATGTGGCGGTCATTCTCGGTGACGTCAATTCCGGCATTGCCTATGCAATGTCCCAAGTCACCAACGAGAAGAAGATTTTCCATATCGTCCCTGGCGGCCACACCGATCCGATCACCGGCTCGAACTGCAAATGGAATGTCTTCCGGATCTGCAACACAACGACGATGGACGCCAACGCGGTCACACCGGAGCTGGTGAAGAAGTTCGGCAAGAAATGGTTCTTCATCACACCGGACTACGCCTATGGCCACACGCTTCAAGACGCCTTCATCAAGGCGCTGAAAAAAGCCGGTGGGACTTACGAGGGAGACATGCTCCCGATTAACAATACGGATTTCTCGGCTACTCTGATCAAGGCGAAGGCGTTCAAACCGAACGTTCTACTCAACAACATGGGCGGTCTTACGCAAATCAACTGCATGAAGCAATTCACGCAATTTGGCATGCAGAAGGAAATGGCGCTTGGCGGCGCGCTCTTCGAGCTCGAGAGCATCAAGGGCTGCCCGCCCGATGCGCAGGCTGGATGGTGGGCGATGGAATGGTGGTGGAATCAACCGAACGTGCCGGAGGTCGTCAAGTTTGTGAGCGACTTCCGCGCCGCCACGAAGAGGACGCCCTCAGCGCGCGACTGGTTCGGCTACGTGGCGATGCATACCGTACGCTTGGCGTCAGAAAAGGCGAAGTCGTTGGATGGCCCCAAAATGGCGAAGGCTCTTGAGGATCTCGAGCTGCCGCCGGATGTCGCTCTCCAGCCGGGCAAGGTACGCTACAGGGCGGGAGACCATGAGCTGATGCCGAACATCTTCGTCGGCGAAGTTCATCCGGCAAAATCTTCTCCCGACGACGTCTTCAATGCCGAGACGCTGGTGTCTGGCGAGCAGGCGGCAGGCTCGGTGGAAGATACAGGATGCAAGATGGTCGAGCCGGCCTGA
- a CDS encoding branched-chain amino acid ABC transporter permease, with amino-acid sequence MSLILNLSNVINFSHGNFLALGGYLAFTLSPALGYWGALLVAPLITALIGLAVERLMIRRVYNRDPVYSLLLTFGFAFVMQDMARYIWGPNGLPLGLPEFLAQPISSNLFFITWYRVFMVAVVIIAVLGLFAFLRYTKVGVRIRAGTLDLETVASLGVNISLLRTFNFALGCMLAGLSGVLAAGQIGLNPNMGDDLLMPSFIAIIVGGVGSLIGTLFGGLLIGLAAALTTVVFPAASEAVIYAIMMVVLLVRPRGLMGEEGMMS; translated from the coding sequence TTGTCGCTGATCCTCAATCTCAGCAACGTCATCAATTTCTCCCACGGCAATTTCCTGGCGCTCGGCGGCTATCTCGCTTTCACGTTGTCGCCGGCGCTGGGTTATTGGGGCGCGTTGCTGGTCGCGCCGCTCATCACAGCGCTTATCGGCCTTGCCGTCGAGCGGCTGATGATCCGCCGCGTTTACAACCGAGACCCCGTTTACAGCCTGTTGCTCACGTTCGGTTTTGCCTTCGTCATGCAGGACATGGCTCGCTATATTTGGGGACCCAATGGCTTGCCGCTGGGATTGCCGGAATTCCTGGCCCAGCCGATCAGCTCAAACCTGTTCTTCATCACTTGGTACCGCGTCTTCATGGTCGCGGTGGTGATCATCGCGGTGCTCGGGCTGTTCGCGTTCCTCCGCTACACAAAAGTCGGCGTCCGCATTCGGGCCGGCACGCTCGATCTTGAAACGGTGGCCTCCCTTGGCGTCAACATCAGCCTCCTGCGAACATTCAATTTCGCGCTCGGCTGCATGCTCGCCGGCCTTAGCGGAGTACTCGCCGCGGGGCAGATCGGGCTCAATCCAAATATGGGTGATGACCTGCTGATGCCGAGCTTCATTGCAATCATTGTTGGTGGCGTCGGCAGCCTGATCGGCACGCTGTTTGGGGGGCTGCTCATCGGCCTCGCGGCGGCACTGACGACCGTCGTCTTTCCCGCCGCGAGCGAGGCGGTCATTTACGCAATTATGATGGTCGTGCTTCTGGTTCGTCCACGGGGCCTGATGGGCGAAGAAGGGATGATGTCATGA
- a CDS encoding branched-chain amino acid ABC transporter permease, which yields MSTDVSPGLPTAAVATSRTPPFPRWMLLVLVWALLIAAPYWLPLVGGYTALAGKVLVFGLAAMGLNLLLGFTGVLSFGHAAYFGLGAYGAGLTLRYLAHSTPLAMLLGTLLGGLAGTLFGLLIVRRRGVYFAMCTIAFGQLWYYLAYSWNDFTGGFDGLRDFHREQIGLGPFSLDIAEGGNKFYFFVLAVFAITVGLLGMLVRSPFGHTLRAIRENERRARFLAIPVERQIWLSFSISCFVTALAGTLYALLNNFADPLALHYSLSGYFVVMCVMGGMRTFWGPLVGATVFVVLQDYISSMTVNWMSFVGAIFVLVVLFFPRGLLGMRRQRSSG from the coding sequence ATGAGCACGGACGTTAGCCCAGGTTTGCCCACAGCCGCTGTCGCAACGAGCCGTACTCCGCCGTTCCCCCGCTGGATGTTGCTCGTCCTTGTCTGGGCACTTCTGATTGCAGCCCCGTACTGGCTGCCTCTGGTCGGCGGCTACACTGCACTTGCCGGAAAGGTTCTGGTTTTCGGCCTGGCTGCAATGGGCCTGAATCTCTTGTTGGGATTTACGGGCGTGCTGAGTTTCGGGCACGCGGCCTATTTCGGGCTCGGCGCGTATGGCGCGGGTCTCACATTGCGGTACCTCGCGCACAGCACGCCGCTCGCCATGCTTTTAGGGACGTTGCTTGGAGGGCTGGCAGGCACGCTGTTCGGACTCTTGATCGTACGTCGCCGCGGCGTTTACTTTGCGATGTGTACCATCGCATTCGGACAGCTCTGGTACTATCTCGCCTATAGCTGGAACGACTTCACCGGCGGCTTTGATGGCTTGCGCGATTTCCACCGCGAGCAGATTGGATTGGGTCCCTTCAGCCTGGACATCGCCGAGGGCGGCAACAAATTTTACTTCTTCGTGCTCGCTGTGTTTGCGATCACGGTGGGATTGCTAGGTATGCTGGTTCGCTCGCCGTTTGGTCACACCTTGCGGGCGATCCGGGAGAATGAGCGTCGTGCTCGCTTCTTGGCCATTCCTGTCGAACGACAGATCTGGCTGTCTTTCTCGATCTCGTGCTTTGTGACGGCGCTTGCCGGCACGCTCTATGCTCTTTTGAACAACTTCGCCGATCCACTGGCGTTGCACTATTCGCTCTCGGGCTATTTTGTCGTGATGTGCGTGATGGGCGGGATGCGGACGTTCTGGGGCCCGTTGGTTGGCGCGACGGTATTCGTTGTGCTGCAGGACTATATCTCCTCCATGACCGTTAATTGGATGTCCTTTGTGGGTGCGATTTTCGTGCTGGTCGTGCTTTTCTTCCCGCGCGGCCTGCTTGGCATGCGGCGCCAGCGCAGTTCGGGGTGA
- a CDS encoding ABC transporter ATP-binding protein codes for MLEVRNVSKRFGSLVAVKDVSMMVERGELRAIIGPNGAGKTTFFNMISGYFPPSRGSILFNGKDVTAVPPHARVGLGMGRTFQITEVFPELTVHENVLTAAEVAAGQTLRMLPNKADAKIANDVAIEMLAVVGMSAKADRLVGELSHGDQRTIEIAMTLAQLPRLLLLDEPTAGMGDQETYEITTLIRRLHRERNYTIVLIEHDMRVVFHLADRITVLDQGTLLAEGTPQEIAASEAVQAAYLGETQ; via the coding sequence ATGCTCGAGGTTCGCAACGTTTCCAAACGGTTCGGCAGCCTGGTTGCCGTGAAGGACGTGTCGATGATGGTCGAACGTGGCGAGCTGCGCGCCATCATCGGTCCGAATGGAGCGGGAAAGACGACCTTCTTCAACATGATCAGCGGCTATTTCCCGCCCAGCAGGGGATCAATCCTGTTCAATGGCAAAGACGTGACCGCTGTCCCGCCACACGCGCGGGTTGGTCTCGGCATGGGGCGTACTTTCCAGATCACCGAGGTTTTTCCCGAATTGACCGTCCATGAGAACGTCCTGACTGCGGCGGAGGTCGCGGCGGGGCAGACCTTGCGGATGCTGCCCAACAAGGCCGATGCCAAGATTGCCAACGATGTAGCGATCGAGATGCTTGCGGTCGTGGGAATGAGCGCCAAGGCGGACCGGCTGGTCGGGGAGCTCTCGCACGGCGATCAGAGGACGATCGAGATTGCAATGACGCTGGCGCAATTGCCGCGCCTCCTGCTGCTCGATGAGCCGACCGCGGGAATGGGCGATCAGGAAACGTACGAAATCACCACACTGATCCGCCGCCTGCATCGAGAGCGAAACTACACGATCGTCCTGATCGAGCATGATATGCGCGTGGTCTTTCACCTCGCCGACCGCATCACGGTTCTCGACCAGGGCACCCTGCTCGCAGAAGGGACGCCACAGGAGATCGCCGCTTCCGAAGCGGTGCAAGCGGCCTATCTGGGGGAGACCCAATGA
- a CDS encoding ABC transporter ATP-binding protein gives MRGLQTFYGKSHILHNVGLEVHEGEIVVLLGRNGAGKTTTLRSIIGLTPPREGNVSLFGVDATRMSPYQVAALGVGYVPEGRKIFANLTVEDNLRVPVTRPGPWTIDRVFQTFPRLAERRGNRGRQLSGGEQEMLSIARALLLNPKLLLLDEPSQGLAPLIVKEVFQIIQTMRQEGISVLLVEQNVRIGLTVADRAYVLDDGAIIYSGSASELANDEERVRSMAGASANEWAMS, from the coding sequence GTGAGGGGATTGCAGACCTTCTACGGCAAGAGCCACATCCTGCATAACGTCGGCCTGGAGGTCCATGAAGGCGAGATCGTCGTCCTGCTCGGCCGGAATGGCGCGGGCAAGACGACAACGCTCCGTAGCATCATAGGGCTGACCCCGCCCCGAGAGGGCAATGTTAGCCTATTCGGAGTCGATGCCACACGGATGTCACCCTATCAGGTTGCGGCGCTCGGTGTGGGCTATGTTCCCGAAGGACGCAAGATCTTCGCCAACCTGACCGTTGAGGACAATTTGCGAGTCCCGGTCACGCGCCCGGGTCCGTGGACCATCGATCGCGTCTTTCAGACCTTTCCGCGGCTTGCCGAACGCCGGGGAAATCGCGGTCGGCAACTGTCGGGCGGCGAGCAGGAGATGCTTTCGATCGCGCGTGCGCTGCTCCTCAATCCAAAACTGCTGCTGCTGGACGAGCCAAGCCAAGGCCTTGCCCCATTGATCGTAAAGGAGGTGTTTCAGATCATACAGACCATGCGGCAAGAGGGCATTTCAGTCCTGCTGGTCGAGCAGAATGTGAGGATCGGTCTAACCGTTGCTGACCGCGCCTATGTGCTGGATGACGGCGCCATCATCTATAGCGGCAGCGCTTCCGAGCTCGCCAATGACGAGGAACGCGTCCGTTCCATGGCGGGCGCGAGCGCAAACGAGTGGGCGATGAGCTAG
- a CDS encoding ArsR/SmtB family transcription factor: MRRMNTKELERQAKGVATLMRMFANEHRLLIVCKLVEYGEASAGTLAEDVGLSASALSQHLTKLKAEGVVAVRRDSQTMWYRIADRRVEELFATLHRLFCGPRKR; encoded by the coding sequence ATGCGACGAATGAATACGAAGGAGCTCGAAAGGCAGGCAAAGGGGGTGGCCACCCTGATGCGCATGTTCGCCAATGAGCATCGGCTGCTCATCGTCTGCAAGCTGGTCGAATATGGCGAGGCCAGTGCCGGTACGCTTGCCGAGGATGTCGGACTATCCGCCTCGGCGCTGTCACAGCACTTGACCAAGCTGAAGGCGGAGGGCGTCGTCGCCGTTCGACGCGACAGTCAAACCATGTGGTACCGCATCGCCGACCGGCGGGTCGAAGAGCTGTTCGCGACCTTGCACCGGCTGTTCTGCGGCCCGCGCAAGCGCTGA
- a CDS encoding YeeE/YedE thiosulfate transporter family protein, whose protein sequence is MTAMMTILGPLGMGAAFGFLLQRGKVTNCNVIENQFRLRDFTVLKVMGTAIVVGGLGVLLLVDTGNTKYYVKDANMLAVALGAALFGIGMVVYGYCPGTALGAIATGSVHALVGALGMVAGAILYALSFDWLKAHVLNVWALGKVRLPDVTHIPDIAWFAALAVGAALFFWWIESAEAKQKRS, encoded by the coding sequence ATGACTGCGATGATGACAATCCTCGGGCCGCTCGGGATGGGAGCAGCCTTCGGCTTCCTGCTGCAACGTGGCAAGGTGACGAACTGCAACGTGATCGAGAACCAGTTTCGACTGCGCGACTTCACCGTGCTCAAGGTGATGGGCACGGCGATCGTGGTCGGCGGGCTCGGCGTGCTGCTGCTCGTCGATACCGGCAACACGAAGTACTACGTGAAGGACGCCAACATGCTGGCGGTCGCGCTCGGCGCCGCGCTGTTCGGCATCGGCATGGTGGTCTACGGCTATTGTCCGGGCACGGCGCTCGGCGCGATCGCCACCGGCAGCGTGCACGCGCTTGTCGGCGCACTCGGCATGGTCGCCGGCGCCATCCTCTACGCGCTGAGCTTCGACTGGTTGAAGGCGCATGTCCTCAACGTCTGGGCGCTGGGCAAGGTCCGCCTTCCGGATGTCACGCACATCCCGGACATCGCCTGGTTCGCGGCCCTTGCCGTCGGTGCCGCGCTATTCTTCTGGTGGATTGAATCGGCGGAAGCGAAGCAGAAGCGCAGCTAG
- a CDS encoding YeeE/YedE thiosulfate transporter family protein, protein MTTITESYVRPAPRTARIDWSPYLVGAGIGLLSWIAFAVFGDPLGVTTAYSRVASLFAVPVIGPEAVAQNSYWKSMPLKWDYGVWFLVGIPAGAFIAAVMSGTWRLELVPEVWKERFGPSIAKRFVGAFLGGIVIMYGARLAGGCTSGHGISGGLQLAVSSWLFLAVMFGTGLGISALLFRKP, encoded by the coding sequence ATGACCACCATCACGGAAAGCTATGTTCGGCCAGCGCCGCGCACCGCGCGGATCGACTGGTCGCCTTATCTCGTCGGCGCGGGGATCGGGCTCTTGAGCTGGATCGCCTTTGCAGTGTTCGGTGACCCGCTCGGCGTCACCACCGCCTATTCGCGCGTCGCCTCGCTGTTCGCCGTTCCTGTGATCGGGCCGGAGGCGGTGGCGCAGAATTCCTACTGGAAGAGCATGCCGCTGAAATGGGACTACGGCGTCTGGTTTCTCGTCGGCATTCCCGCAGGTGCGTTCATCGCGGCGGTGATGTCGGGCACGTGGCGGCTCGAGCTCGTGCCTGAGGTCTGGAAGGAGCGGTTCGGACCGTCGATCGCCAAGCGCTTCGTCGGCGCGTTTCTTGGCGGTATCGTCATCATGTACGGCGCGCGGCTTGCCGGCGGCTGCACCAGCGGACACGGCATCTCCGGCGGTCTGCAACTCGCGGTGTCGAGCTGGTTGTTCCTGGCGGTGATGTTCGGCACCGGGCTCGGCATTTCCGCGCTCCTGTTCCGCAAGCCGTAA
- a CDS encoding YeeE/YedE family protein, with amino-acid sequence MLTTLIDLFGEDRLSWLGGLLVGGLFGFFAQRSRFCLRAAAVEFSRGEGGPRLAVWLLTFAAALVGTQALVALRFLDVSEARQLAQQGSISGALVGGVMFGCGMILARGCASRLLVLSANGNLRALLSGLVFAVTAQASYRGLLSPAREWVTNLWLVDGGPSRDIMAVFGGGTPEKLAFGGLWLIAGLAFALRSHLPRRLILAALATGVAVVAGWLFTYQLSQASFAPVTLKSLTFSGPSAELLMLFLNSPQLRLGFDLGIIPGVFLGSFVAAAGAHELKLEGFSDGLGMRRYPLGAVLMGFGAMLAGGCAVGAGVTGASVFALTAWLVLGGMWLGAGLTDLLVDRAGLSQPQQAVGSPRA; translated from the coding sequence GTGCTGACGACACTCATCGACCTCTTCGGGGAAGACCGGCTGTCATGGCTGGGCGGCCTTCTGGTCGGTGGCCTCTTCGGCTTCTTCGCCCAGCGCAGCCGATTCTGCCTGCGCGCCGCGGCGGTCGAATTCTCCCGCGGCGAGGGCGGCCCGCGCCTTGCGGTGTGGCTCCTGACCTTTGCGGCGGCGCTGGTCGGCACCCAGGCGCTGGTCGCGCTCCGCTTCCTCGACGTGTCCGAGGCGCGCCAGCTCGCGCAGCAGGGCAGCATCTCCGGCGCGCTGGTCGGCGGCGTCATGTTCGGCTGCGGCATGATCCTCGCCCGCGGCTGCGCCAGCCGGCTGCTCGTGCTCTCCGCCAACGGCAATCTCAGGGCGCTGCTGTCGGGCCTGGTGTTTGCGGTCACCGCGCAGGCCTCCTATCGCGGCCTGCTGTCGCCCGCGCGCGAATGGGTGACCAATCTGTGGCTGGTCGACGGTGGCCCTTCGCGCGACATCATGGCGGTATTCGGCGGCGGGACGCCCGAGAAGCTCGCCTTCGGCGGATTGTGGCTGATCGCGGGGCTCGCCTTCGCGCTTCGCAGCCATCTGCCGCGGCGCCTGATCCTTGCAGCGCTGGCCACGGGCGTGGCCGTCGTCGCCGGATGGCTCTTCACCTACCAGCTCTCGCAGGCCTCGTTCGCGCCGGTGACGCTGAAAAGCCTCACCTTCAGCGGACCATCGGCCGAGTTGCTGATGCTGTTCCTGAACAGCCCGCAGCTCCGGCTCGGCTTCGACCTCGGCATCATCCCCGGCGTGTTCCTGGGCTCGTTCGTCGCCGCGGCCGGTGCCCATGAACTCAAGCTCGAGGGGTTTTCGGACGGGCTCGGCATGCGCCGCTACCCGCTCGGCGCGGTGCTGATGGGATTCGGCGCGATGCTCGCCGGCGGTTGTGCGGTCGGCGCCGGTGTGACCGGAGCCTCCGTATTCGCGCTCACCGCCTGGCTCGTGCTCGGCGGCATGTGGCTGGGGGCGGGGCTCACCGATCTGCTGGTCGATCGGGCCGGCCTGTCGCAACCGCAGCAAGCGGTCGGTTCTCCGCGCGCCTAA
- a CDS encoding DsrE family protein has product MQRRSMLRASLAGLFGALAVREASAATEAPARQRVVYHLADADRVVFVLGNIQNHVDGVGGPGKADIRLVVHGPALRAFHALAADDHTIEMMKKLADAGVGFDACANTMKAQGVKLDDLTPGFVVAEKGGVVRLAELQQQGYAYLRP; this is encoded by the coding sequence ATGCAGCGTCGATCCATGCTTCGCGCGAGCCTTGCCGGACTGTTCGGCGCTCTTGCCGTACGCGAGGCGAGTGCTGCGACGGAAGCGCCGGCGCGGCAGCGCGTCGTCTATCACCTCGCCGACGCCGACCGCGTCGTCTTTGTGCTCGGCAACATCCAGAACCATGTCGATGGCGTCGGCGGGCCCGGCAAGGCCGATATCAGGCTGGTCGTGCATGGACCGGCACTCCGCGCCTTCCATGCGCTCGCCGCCGATGATCACACCATCGAGATGATGAAGAAGCTTGCCGACGCAGGCGTCGGGTTCGACGCCTGTGCCAACACCATGAAGGCGCAGGGCGTCAAGCTGGACGACCTCACGCCCGGCTTCGTGGTGGCCGAGAAGGGCGGCGTGGTGCGGCTCGCCGAGCTGCAACAGCAGGGATATGCCTATCTGCGCCCGTGA
- a CDS encoding alpha/beta hydrolase produces the protein MRWLMGLAVLLLLARPAGAAEQELELSVYGRTTLATLRTPAAMGPDTPLVVMTHGTLAHKDMEVIQGVAKALEQRGIASLAHTLSLGIDRRKGMYDCAVRHDHTAGDAVAEIGAWVEKAKAMSRQVFAFGHSRGGNQVARYLAANETSPVAGAVLLAPATAKAEADLRASYAQTYGKPLEPFLEQATKAVAAGRGGEWMDVPGFIYCRNAVVTARAFASFYVADAAQDTAALVARMKLPVLVLAATKDTVVPDVVASFAPLADSSGGRVQLDKIEDADHFFRDLFAEDVADRIAEFIKQTR, from the coding sequence ATGCGATGGTTGATGGGATTGGCGGTCTTGCTCCTTCTCGCCCGGCCTGCTGGCGCGGCCGAGCAGGAGCTGGAACTGTCGGTCTACGGCCGCACGACGCTCGCGACGCTGCGCACGCCAGCCGCGATGGGGCCGGACACGCCGCTCGTCGTGATGACCCACGGCACCCTTGCGCACAAGGACATGGAGGTCATTCAGGGCGTAGCCAAGGCGCTCGAGCAGCGCGGCATCGCTTCGCTCGCCCATACGCTGTCGCTGGGGATCGATCGCCGCAAGGGCATGTATGACTGCGCTGTCCGGCACGACCATACCGCAGGGGACGCTGTTGCCGAGATCGGCGCCTGGGTCGAGAAGGCGAAGGCCATGTCGCGGCAGGTCTTCGCGTTCGGTCATTCGCGCGGCGGCAACCAGGTTGCGCGCTATCTGGCGGCGAACGAGACGTCGCCGGTAGCGGGTGCGGTGCTGCTGGCGCCGGCGACCGCAAAGGCCGAGGCCGATTTGCGCGCCTCCTACGCCCAGACGTATGGCAAGCCGCTCGAGCCGTTCCTGGAGCAGGCGACGAAGGCCGTCGCAGCGGGACGCGGCGGAGAGTGGATGGACGTGCCCGGCTTCATCTATTGCCGCAACGCCGTGGTGACGGCGCGCGCCTTTGCGTCCTTCTATGTCGCCGATGCTGCGCAGGACACTGCGGCGCTGGTGGCGCGCATGAAGCTGCCCGTCCTGGTGCTCGCCGCAACCAAGGATACGGTCGTGCCCGATGTGGTAGCGTCCTTCGCACCGCTTGCCGATTCGAGCGGCGGCCGGGTGCAGCTCGACAAGATCGAGGATGCCGATCATTTCTTCCGCGACCTGTTCGCGGAAGATGTCGCCGACCGCATCGCCGAGTTCATCAAGCAGACCCGATAG
- a CDS encoding c-type cytochrome, with amino-acid sequence MSKSPNFIAAALLACALVAPALAQQKADARGGPRYHIGRAPTADEIRGWDIDVRPDGQGLPEGKGTVAQGEKLFMDNCSTCHGEFGEGNGRWPVLAGGKGSLTSDNPVKTVGSYWPYASTVFDYVRHAMPYGNAESFSVDEYYALVAYVLYLNDVVTDQNFELTNKNLATLKMPNEQGFVMDDRATSERSFWQKDPCMKDCIAPVKITGRAAVIDVTPEDGKDGKPRGVE; translated from the coding sequence ATGTCGAAGTCGCCTAATTTCATCGCAGCCGCGCTGCTCGCTTGCGCGCTGGTCGCACCGGCGCTCGCGCAACAGAAGGCAGACGCCAGGGGCGGTCCGCGCTATCACATCGGTCGTGCGCCGACCGCGGACGAGATCCGCGGCTGGGATATCGACGTGCGGCCCGACGGCCAGGGCCTGCCGGAAGGCAAGGGCACCGTCGCGCAGGGCGAGAAGCTGTTCATGGACAATTGCTCGACCTGCCATGGCGAGTTCGGCGAGGGCAACGGCCGCTGGCCGGTGCTGGCGGGCGGCAAGGGCTCGTTGACGTCAGACAATCCGGTCAAGACGGTCGGCTCCTACTGGCCCTATGCCTCGACCGTGTTCGATTATGTCCGTCACGCCATGCCCTACGGCAATGCGGAGTCGTTCTCGGTCGACGAATATTATGCGCTGGTCGCCTATGTCCTCTACCTGAACGACGTCGTCACCGACCAGAACTTCGAGCTCACCAACAAGAACCTCGCCACGCTCAAGATGCCGAACGAGCAGGGTTTTGTGATGGACGATCGCGCCACCAGCGAGAGGTCGTTCTGGCAGAAGGACCCCTGCATGAAGGATTGCATCGCGCCGGTGAAGATCACCGGGCGCGCCGCGGTCATCGATGTGACGCCTGAGGACGGCAAGGACGGAAAGCCGCGGGGCGTGGAGTGA
- the soxC gene encoding sulfite dehydrogenase has translation MSKMDSPRKSRRSFLAAGAGVAASVLAKPALAGAGNPANQPPNVPEWSKSLGEGVAVRPYGKPSKFEKEVIRRDVEWLTASRESSVSFTPLHELEGIITPNGLCFERHHGGIAEIDPADHRLMIHGLVERPLILTLDELKRYPRVNRIHFMECAANSGMEWRGAQLNGCQFTHGMIHCVQYTGVSLRTLLEEAGVKTNGKWLLVEGADAAAMDRSLPIEKALDDCIIAYKMNGEALYPEQGYPMRLVVPGWQGNLWVKWLRRIKVGDQPWHTREETSKYTDLLPNGKARRFTWSMDAKSVITSPSPQAPIKHGKGFTIVSGLAWSGNGKVKRVDVSLDGGRNWWPARLDGPVLDKALTRFYYEFDWNGEPLLLQSRVQDETGYVQPSKAELRKIRGVNSIYHNNGIQTWHVQANGEVENVEVA, from the coding sequence ATGTCGAAGATGGACAGTCCCCGGAAATCCCGACGCAGTTTCCTGGCCGCTGGCGCCGGTGTTGCGGCATCGGTGCTCGCGAAGCCCGCTCTTGCGGGCGCCGGCAATCCCGCGAACCAGCCGCCCAACGTGCCTGAATGGAGCAAGTCGCTCGGTGAGGGCGTCGCCGTGCGCCCCTACGGCAAGCCGTCGAAGTTCGAGAAGGAGGTCATCCGGCGCGATGTCGAATGGCTGACGGCCTCTCGCGAGTCCTCGGTCAGCTTCACGCCGCTTCACGAGCTCGAAGGCATCATCACGCCGAACGGCCTCTGTTTCGAGCGGCATCATGGCGGCATCGCCGAGATCGATCCGGCCGATCATCGCCTGATGATCCACGGGCTGGTGGAGCGGCCGCTGATCCTGACGCTGGACGAGCTGAAGCGCTATCCGCGCGTCAACCGCATCCACTTCATGGAGTGCGCGGCGAATTCAGGCATGGAGTGGCGCGGCGCGCAGCTCAATGGCTGCCAGTTCACCCACGGCATGATCCACTGCGTGCAGTACACCGGCGTGTCGTTGCGCACGCTGCTGGAGGAAGCCGGCGTCAAAACCAATGGCAAGTGGCTGCTTGTCGAAGGCGCCGATGCGGCGGCGATGGATCGCAGCCTGCCGATCGAGAAGGCGCTCGATGACTGCATCATCGCCTACAAGATGAACGGCGAGGCGCTCTATCCCGAGCAGGGCTATCCGATGCGGCTCGTGGTCCCGGGCTGGCAGGGCAATCTCTGGGTCAAATGGCTGCGCCGCATCAAGGTCGGCGACCAGCCTTGGCACACTCGCGAGGAGACGTCGAAATACACGGACCTGCTGCCGAACGGCAAGGCGCGCCGCTTCACCTGGTCGATGGACGCCAAGTCTGTCATCACGAGTCCGAGCCCGCAGGCGCCGATCAAGCACGGCAAGGGCTTCACCATCGTCTCCGGGCTCGCTTGGAGCGGCAACGGCAAGGTCAAGCGCGTCGACGTATCGCTCGACGGTGGCCGCAACTGGTGGCCGGCGCGGCTGGATGGTCCCGTTCTCGACAAGGCGCTGACGCGCTTCTACTACGAGTTCGACTGGAACGGTGAGCCGCTGCTGCTGCAATCGCGCGTCCAGGACGAGACCGGCTATGTGCAGCCGAGCAAGGCCGAGCTGCGCAAGATTCGCGGTGTCAACTCCATCTATCACAACAATGGCATCCAGACCTGGCATGTGCAGGCCAATGGTGAGGTCGAGAATGTCGAAGTCGCCTAA